A window of the Streptomyces finlayi genome harbors these coding sequences:
- a CDS encoding WD40/YVTN/BNR-like repeat-containing protein → MTEVLLTVGTRKGLFIGRRRGGTWEFDGPHFNAQAIYSIGIDTRRETPRLLVGGDSAHWGPSVFHSDDLGATWVEPKQPAVKFPQFTEASLERVWQLHPAGPEAPDVVYAGTEPAALFRSEDGGESFELVRPLWEHPTRSKWVPGGGGEGLHTILTDPRDARAVTVAVSTAGVFRTNDGGASWAPSNKGVSAVFLPDPDPEFGQCVHKVTRDAADPDRLYLQNHWGVFRSDDSGDSWTDIGAGLPSDFGFAAAAHPHRGETAYIFPINADADRVPAERRCRVFRTSDAGRTWEPLSAGLPEGAHYGTVLRDALCTDDADPAGVYFGNRNGEVFASADDGDTWEQLFSHLPDVLCVRAAVIG, encoded by the coding sequence ATGACCGAGGTACTGCTCACCGTAGGTACCCGCAAAGGACTCTTCATCGGCCGCAGGCGCGGCGGTACGTGGGAGTTCGACGGCCCGCACTTCAACGCCCAGGCGATCTACTCGATCGGCATCGACACCCGCCGGGAGACGCCCCGGCTGCTCGTCGGCGGCGACAGCGCGCACTGGGGTCCCTCGGTGTTCCACTCCGACGACCTGGGCGCGACGTGGGTCGAGCCGAAGCAACCCGCGGTCAAGTTCCCGCAGTTCACCGAGGCGTCACTGGAAAGAGTGTGGCAGCTGCATCCGGCCGGCCCCGAGGCGCCGGACGTGGTGTACGCGGGCACCGAGCCGGCGGCACTGTTCCGGTCGGAGGACGGCGGCGAGTCCTTCGAGCTCGTCCGTCCGCTCTGGGAGCACCCCACCCGCTCGAAGTGGGTGCCCGGCGGAGGCGGCGAGGGCCTGCACACCATCCTGACCGACCCCCGGGACGCCCGGGCGGTCACGGTGGCGGTGTCCACGGCAGGTGTTTTCCGGACGAACGACGGCGGCGCGAGCTGGGCACCTTCGAACAAGGGCGTGTCGGCGGTCTTCCTGCCGGACCCCGATCCGGAGTTCGGGCAGTGCGTCCACAAGGTGACGCGCGACGCGGCCGATCCGGACCGGCTCTACCTCCAGAACCACTGGGGGGTCTTCCGGAGCGACGACTCCGGCGACTCGTGGACGGACATCGGGGCGGGGCTGCCCTCCGACTTCGGATTCGCCGCCGCCGCTCACCCGCACCGCGGCGAGACGGCCTACATCTTCCCGATCAACGCAGACGCCGACCGTGTCCCGGCCGAGCGCCGCTGCCGGGTGTTCCGTACCAGCGACGCGGGCCGTACCTGGGAGCCGCTGTCAGCGGGACTTCCCGAGGGCGCGCACTACGGCACGGTCCTGCGTGACGCGCTCTGTACGGACGACGCCGATCCCGCGGGTGTCTACTTCGGCAATCGCAACGGCGAGGTGTTCGCGAGCGCTGACGACGGTGACACCTGGGAGCAGCTCTTCTCTCATCTTCCGGACGTGCTGTGCGTGCGGGCGGCGGTGATCGGCTGA
- a CDS encoding sirohydrochlorin chelatase yields MSTPTGPASGLPVRMPRPRQSGRHRRPEPVVAPEGAAALVLALPGTPSSATRSLAEEVISIARSELPGLNARIGYLDGDDDEYPTLAAVLAHAAAERVARYEQAMAAGRAAAAPEGPSAIVVPLLAGPDNALMRRIRQAVMDSGTQVELTDVLGPHPLLAEALHVRLSEAGLARADRARLFTVATAADGIVLATVGGDEAVQAAGITGMLLAARLAVPVMAAALDVEGSVASIADQLQSSGSSQLALAPYLVGPEIDPTLLDAAAKEAGCATAEPLGAYPAIGKLVLSLYATALGITPATPQGAQAH; encoded by the coding sequence ATGAGCACCCCCACTGGGCCCGCTTCCGGCCTGCCTGTACGAATGCCGCGACCTCGCCAGTCCGGACGGCACCGCCGCCCGGAGCCCGTGGTCGCACCCGAGGGCGCCGCCGCGCTCGTTCTCGCCCTTCCCGGTACTCCCTCTTCGGCCACGCGCAGCCTGGCCGAAGAGGTGATCAGCATCGCTCGTTCCGAGCTTCCCGGCCTGAATGCCCGGATCGGATATCTCGACGGCGACGACGACGAATACCCGACTCTGGCCGCCGTACTCGCGCACGCCGCCGCCGAGCGCGTCGCGCGCTACGAGCAGGCCATGGCCGCCGGCCGTGCGGCCGCCGCTCCCGAAGGCCCGTCCGCCATCGTGGTTCCGCTTCTGGCGGGGCCGGACAACGCCCTCATGCGGCGGATACGGCAGGCCGTGATGGACAGCGGTACCCAGGTCGAGCTGACCGACGTACTCGGCCCGCACCCGCTGCTCGCCGAGGCGCTGCACGTGCGTCTCTCGGAGGCCGGGCTGGCGCGCGCCGACCGCGCCAGGCTGTTCACCGTGGCGACCGCCGCGGACGGCATCGTGCTGGCCACGGTGGGCGGCGACGAGGCCGTGCAGGCCGCCGGGATCACCGGCATGCTGCTGGCCGCGCGGCTCGCCGTGCCGGTCATGGCCGCCGCCCTCGACGTGGAGGGTTCGGTCGCCTCGATCGCGGATCAGCTGCAGAGCTCCGGTTCGTCGCAGCTGGCGCTCGCGCCGTATCTGGTCGGCCCGGAGATCGACCCGACCCTGCTGGATGCCGCCGCGAAGGAGGCCGGCTGCGCGACGGCCGAGCCGCTCGGCGCGTACCCGGCCATCGGCAAGCTGGTGCTCTCGCTGTACGCGACGGCGCTCGGCATCACCCCCGCGACGCCGCAGGGCGCACAGGCTCACTGA
- a CDS encoding FUSC family protein, whose translation MFVAPDPGRLRLKNSLRAVIGIALAVAAAELCGFSLAASITAGLTALLALFTVADATVRAQRITTALLPVAGFPVLALATTLHGVTLVRDAAFLAVVFCGVYARRWGPRGHALGIFAFMSFFVTQFLHAVPAQLPELYASVGLALLAAGAVRFLIWPIERRTPPVAPPPGLPGTGLARPTTRQAFQATAACLVALSIGQVLSEDRWYWAVGTVWWIFVNTSSRGETLVRGFRRVLGTVVGIAVVLVAGIPLHGAPLPTAALVAVAVFGIFYTAAVSYSWMMLAVTVMAGLLYGLLGVLDTGLLVLRLAETGVGAVCAALAVLLVLPVTTHATNDAWIQRVLRCVHAATAEAAARLAGDPEADPAPQAADLDALLGRVRMSLAPLVHPLSPFRARKARARHVIGLLDDCAREVRGLITIAADPAASHDARLAAACWRVEAAVEALTTPNGTREPAVCAPHSAGAERALAHLHDLERALAELAAPLAGSPRAPLVRS comes from the coding sequence ATGTTCGTGGCTCCGGACCCGGGGCGCCTGAGGCTGAAGAACTCGCTCCGTGCCGTCATCGGTATCGCCCTGGCTGTCGCCGCCGCCGAGCTGTGCGGGTTCTCGCTCGCCGCGTCGATCACCGCCGGGCTCACGGCCCTGCTCGCCCTTTTCACCGTCGCCGATGCGACCGTCCGCGCCCAGCGGATCACCACCGCCCTGCTCCCCGTCGCGGGATTCCCGGTCCTGGCACTTGCCACCACCTTGCACGGCGTGACCCTGGTCCGCGACGCCGCGTTCCTCGCAGTCGTCTTCTGCGGGGTCTACGCACGCCGCTGGGGGCCCCGCGGCCACGCCCTCGGGATCTTCGCGTTCATGAGCTTCTTCGTGACGCAGTTCCTGCACGCCGTCCCTGCCCAGCTGCCCGAGCTGTACGCCTCTGTGGGCCTCGCTCTCCTCGCGGCCGGTGCCGTGCGCTTCCTGATCTGGCCCATCGAGAGGCGTACGCCGCCGGTCGCACCCCCGCCCGGCCTGCCCGGAACGGGTCTGGCCCGGCCCACCACCCGGCAGGCGTTCCAGGCCACTGCCGCCTGCCTGGTCGCGTTGTCGATCGGGCAGGTGCTCTCCGAGGACCGCTGGTACTGGGCCGTCGGCACCGTCTGGTGGATCTTCGTCAACACGTCCTCCCGCGGTGAGACCCTCGTCCGCGGATTCCGCCGTGTACTCGGCACGGTGGTCGGCATCGCCGTCGTTCTGGTGGCCGGTATCCCGCTGCACGGTGCGCCGCTGCCGACGGCTGCCCTCGTGGCCGTCGCCGTCTTCGGCATCTTCTACACCGCCGCGGTCTCCTATTCCTGGATGATGCTGGCGGTGACGGTCATGGCGGGCCTGCTCTACGGCCTGCTGGGCGTGCTCGACACGGGCCTGCTCGTGCTGCGTCTCGCCGAGACCGGCGTGGGCGCGGTGTGTGCCGCCCTGGCCGTGCTTCTCGTGCTGCCGGTCACGACACACGCCACGAACGACGCGTGGATCCAGCGGGTCCTGCGGTGCGTGCACGCGGCCACCGCCGAGGCGGCTGCCCGCCTGGCCGGCGATCCCGAGGCCGATCCGGCTCCGCAGGCCGCCGACCTCGATGCGCTGCTCGGCCGGGTCAGGATGTCGCTCGCTCCTCTCGTGCACCCGTTGAGCCCTTTCCGTGCGCGCAAGGCCCGTGCCCGTCACGTCATCGGGCTGCTGGACGACTGCGCCCGCGAAGTGCGGGGCCTGATCACCATCGCCGCGGACCCGGCCGCTTCGCACGACGCCCGGCTGGCGGCGGCCTGCTGGCGCGTCGAAGCCGCCGTGGAAGCCCTGACCACGCCGAACGGCACCCGGGAGCCCGCGGTCTGCGCGCCCCACTCCGCCGGAGCGGAGCGCGCACTGGCCCACCTCCATGATCTGGAGCGGGCGCTCGCGGAACTCGCCGCCCCGCTGGCCGGCTCCCCGCGTGCTCCCCTGGTGCGCTCGTAA
- a CDS encoding lactonase family protein — protein MSGNSTGRAFIGSFTSAGGRGVTAVAVDRETGALTVLGSTDTVPDPSYLVSGLGPGGTVLYAVSETSEGAAAAFDVSQDVPLLLGTPQSVRGDGPTHLTLAAGRVVTANYGSGSVTVLPVRADGSLGAAESVLRHEGSGPDASRQAAPHAHEVLADPSGQWLLSVDLGTDSVRVCAVAPATGELRLHGETKLSPGTGPRHMAFHPAGRFAYVLGELEPTLTVCSWDAATGVLEPVAVTSVLPDSAIVDDEVRTYPAEVVVSHDGRFLWVANRGHDSISVLTLDVTGEKAALAATVGCGGDWPRDLSLDPSGQWLYAANERSGNVVWFAVDAETGMPRPAGSLDLPAPSCVAFA, from the coding sequence ATGAGCGGTAACAGCACGGGCCGGGCATTCATCGGGTCGTTCACCTCGGCGGGCGGGCGGGGTGTCACCGCCGTCGCCGTGGACCGGGAGACCGGGGCGCTGACCGTGCTCGGTTCCACCGACACCGTCCCGGACCCGTCGTACCTGGTGAGCGGGCTCGGACCGGGTGGCACGGTGCTCTACGCGGTCAGTGAGACCTCTGAGGGCGCGGCTGCCGCCTTCGACGTCTCGCAGGACGTACCGCTTCTCCTGGGTACCCCGCAGTCCGTACGCGGAGACGGCCCCACGCACCTGACGCTCGCGGCGGGGCGCGTCGTCACGGCGAACTACGGCTCCGGCAGCGTCACCGTGCTCCCCGTGCGGGCCGACGGCTCCCTCGGGGCCGCCGAATCGGTTCTCCGGCACGAAGGCAGCGGGCCCGACGCCTCCCGCCAGGCCGCCCCCCACGCCCATGAGGTGCTCGCGGACCCCTCGGGGCAGTGGCTGCTGAGTGTGGACCTCGGCACCGACTCCGTACGCGTCTGCGCCGTCGCCCCGGCCACCGGGGAACTGCGCCTCCACGGCGAGACGAAACTGAGCCCGGGTACCGGGCCGCGTCACATGGCCTTCCATCCGGCCGGCCGCTTCGCCTACGTTCTTGGTGAACTCGAACCGACCCTGACCGTGTGCTCCTGGGACGCGGCCACCGGCGTCCTCGAACCGGTCGCGGTCACCTCAGTCCTGCCCGACAGCGCGATCGTCGACGACGAGGTGCGTACGTACCCGGCCGAGGTGGTCGTCTCGCACGACGGGCGGTTCCTGTGGGTCGCGAACCGGGGGCACGACAGCATCTCGGTCCTCACCCTGGACGTGACCGGCGAGAAGGCCGCTCTGGCCGCCACGGTGGGCTGCGGGGGCGACTGGCCGCGTGACCTGTCCCTCGACCCCTCCGGGCAGTGGCTGTACGCCGCCAACGAGCGCTCGGGGAACGTCGTCTGGTTCGCAGTGGACGCCGAGACGGGCATGCCCCGCCCCGCGGGCTCGCTGGACCTTCCCGCGCCCTCCTGCGTGGCCTTCGCCTGA
- a CDS encoding HEAT repeat domain-containing protein — protein MRKPIPLSPTPRLPPHDRLLRGQPLSAALDTVDPEAWVDLDRRIRSATARRGEARSAHWAAAPRWDDEAHDVTWSRFPPSEPENAIVLCHHRWQAREAALAFTVGRPGLLPLLLLRCADGHPQVRGRARRLTERALEAAGAPASQLVALALRLSLRPHGDWALDRVVAAAGPLPRGLSAPFHVSPLPRVRMLGAQLSLEHELLTAAELTELTLTASDRAVRHLCTAALLARVTAAVPDRRLLDPLLRASSAVTRSSAVTALHRAGRGREAAAHLADPSARVRAAARLVLRLEGDDPPSHYRSLCAGPGAPGLPPGALFGLAESGAPDATALLRPLAGHPEGRVRAAALAALLMTDPPSPDELMAAMKDPHPPVVRTARKALVPYVLLVPEAWLVSLMAPGRPRHVRRAGLRLLCAHSLALRKRVLAALELDEDPEVAYEAQRARYEPLPPAGSDT, from the coding sequence ATGCGGAAACCGATCCCCCTGTCGCCCACGCCGCGTCTCCCTCCGCACGACCGTCTCCTCCGGGGCCAGCCGTTGTCCGCAGCCCTGGACACCGTCGATCCGGAGGCGTGGGTCGATCTCGACCGGCGCATAAGGTCGGCGACCGCACGGCGCGGCGAGGCCCGGTCCGCGCACTGGGCGGCCGCCCCGCGTTGGGACGACGAGGCCCACGACGTCACCTGGTCACGGTTCCCGCCCTCCGAGCCGGAGAACGCGATCGTCCTCTGCCACCACCGGTGGCAGGCGCGTGAAGCCGCTCTGGCCTTCACCGTCGGGCGGCCGGGACTTCTGCCCCTGCTCCTCCTGCGCTGCGCCGACGGTCATCCGCAGGTGCGGGGGCGGGCGCGCCGCCTGACGGAGAGGGCCCTGGAGGCAGCCGGGGCGCCGGCGTCGCAGCTGGTAGCCCTGGCCCTGCGTCTGAGCCTGCGCCCGCACGGCGACTGGGCGCTGGACCGCGTCGTGGCCGCCGCGGGGCCCTTGCCCAGGGGACTGTCGGCTCCCTTCCACGTCAGTCCGCTGCCGCGCGTGCGCATGCTCGGGGCACAGCTCTCACTGGAGCACGAACTGCTCACGGCCGCCGAGCTGACAGAGCTCACCCTCACCGCCTCGGACCGGGCTGTCCGGCACCTGTGCACCGCCGCACTGCTGGCCCGGGTCACCGCCGCCGTCCCGGACCGCCGACTCCTGGATCCTCTGCTCCGCGCCTCGTCCGCGGTGACCCGGTCCTCCGCGGTGACGGCACTGCACCGGGCCGGCCGGGGCCGGGAAGCCGCGGCCCATCTGGCCGACCCGTCGGCCCGGGTGCGCGCCGCCGCCCGTCTGGTCCTGAGGCTGGAGGGCGACGACCCTCCGTCGCACTACCGCAGCCTGTGCGCCGGCCCCGGCGCTCCCGGTCTGCCGCCCGGGGCCCTGTTCGGGCTGGCCGAGTCCGGGGCGCCGGACGCGACAGCGCTCCTGCGCCCGCTGGCCGGGCATCCGGAGGGCCGGGTGCGCGCCGCAGCCCTCGCCGCCCTGCTCATGACGGACCCGCCGTCCCCCGACGAGCTGATGGCCGCCATGAAGGACCCGCACCCTCCTGTCGTCCGTACCGCCCGCAAGGCCCTCGTGCCCTACGTCCTGCTCGTCCCCGAGGCCTGGCTGGTCTCCCTGATGGCCCCGGGACGCCCCCGCCACGTGCGGCGGGCCGGTCTCCGGCTGCTCTGCGCCCACAGCCTCGCTCTGCGCAAGCGGGTCCTGGCCGCACTGGAGCTGGACGAGGACCCCGAGGTCGCCTACGAGGCACAGCGCGCCCGCTACGAACCGCTGCCGCCCGCCGGTTCCGACACCTGA
- a CDS encoding uracil-DNA glycosylase: MAARPLKEIVEPGWAQALEPVAERVAAMGDFLRTEIAAGRTYLPAGPNVLRAFQQPFDEVRVLIVGQDPYPTPGHAIGLSFAVAPDVSPLPGSLQNIFRELHADLGLSRPSNGDLTPWTRQGVLLLNRALTTAPRRPAAHRGKGWEEVTEQAIRALVARGTPLVSILWGRDAGNLRPLLGDYPAIESSHPSPMSADRGFFGSRPFSRTNELLERQGAQPVDWRLP, encoded by the coding sequence GTGGCAGCACGACCGTTGAAAGAAATCGTCGAGCCGGGGTGGGCGCAAGCCCTTGAGCCCGTGGCCGAACGCGTCGCCGCGATGGGCGACTTCCTTCGTACCGAGATCGCCGCGGGGCGCACCTACCTGCCCGCGGGGCCGAACGTCCTGCGGGCATTCCAGCAACCCTTCGATGAGGTACGGGTCCTGATCGTCGGCCAGGACCCGTATCCGACTCCCGGGCACGCGATCGGTCTCAGTTTCGCCGTGGCGCCCGACGTGAGTCCGCTGCCGGGCAGCCTGCAGAACATCTTCCGTGAGCTGCACGCGGACCTGGGGCTGTCCCGGCCGTCCAACGGTGACCTGACGCCGTGGACACGGCAGGGGGTGCTGCTGCTCAACAGGGCGCTGACCACCGCGCCGCGGCGGCCCGCGGCCCACCGCGGCAAGGGCTGGGAAGAGGTCACCGAACAGGCCATCCGGGCGCTGGTGGCCCGGGGCACGCCCCTGGTGTCCATCCTGTGGGGGCGCGACGCCGGTAACCTGCGCCCCCTGCTGGGCGACTATCCGGCGATCGAGTCCTCGCACCCCTCCCCCATGTCGGCGGACCGCGGCTTCTTCGGCTCGCGGCCGTTCAGCCGGACCAATGAGCTGCTGGAGCGCCAGGGGGCGCAGCCGGTCGACTGGCGGCTGCCATGA
- a CDS encoding N-acetylglucosamine kinase, translating to MTGPPDRYVIGVDSGGSGLRVALGTVDEERPVSTRACCEPVRTGPGGIDADHLLAQLVPAVRELLDRAAEGHGDGTDHSGGIAALAIGAAGMATLGDRLRAELPGALAAGLGVRRLALAADAVTAYAGALGQRPGAVIAGGTGMIALGTDLSDWRRADGWGHLLGDCGGGAWIGRAGLEAAMRAHDGRRGGSTALLTRLTAVFGPAADLPGLLYPRTDRPALLASFAPEVAACADDDPVAAAILREAAEHIAETAAAVCPEAGSEGAGQREVALTGGLFRMGDPLLVPLREELERQVPQAVVVPAAGDPLTGSVRIARALAVSGLRLPAHPALLYVPGRNPATTPLAAPEVPSGSGRGRGPGDD from the coding sequence ATGACCGGTCCCCCGGACCGGTACGTCATCGGCGTGGACTCCGGTGGATCGGGGTTGCGGGTCGCCCTCGGGACGGTCGACGAGGAGCGGCCCGTGTCGACGCGAGCCTGTTGCGAACCGGTACGGACGGGTCCCGGCGGCATCGACGCGGACCATCTGCTGGCGCAGCTCGTGCCCGCCGTCCGCGAGCTGCTCGACCGGGCCGCGGAGGGACATGGGGACGGCACGGACCACTCCGGCGGCATCGCCGCTCTCGCGATCGGGGCTGCCGGAATGGCGACGCTCGGTGACCGGCTGCGTGCGGAACTGCCCGGCGCGCTCGCGGCCGGACTGGGCGTGCGACGACTCGCGCTGGCCGCCGACGCGGTGACCGCGTACGCGGGCGCACTCGGCCAGCGACCGGGCGCCGTAATCGCGGGCGGCACCGGCATGATCGCGCTCGGCACCGACCTTTCCGACTGGCGCAGGGCGGACGGCTGGGGTCATCTTCTGGGTGACTGCGGTGGCGGGGCCTGGATCGGACGGGCCGGACTCGAAGCGGCCATGCGTGCCCATGACGGACGGCGGGGCGGCTCCACCGCTCTGCTCACCCGGCTGACGGCGGTCTTCGGTCCGGCGGCGGACCTGCCTGGCCTGCTCTACCCGCGGACGGACCGGCCCGCCCTGCTCGCGTCCTTCGCCCCCGAGGTCGCGGCCTGCGCCGATGACGATCCGGTCGCCGCGGCAATCCTGCGGGAGGCCGCGGAGCACATCGCGGAGACTGCCGCGGCGGTGTGTCCCGAGGCGGGGTCCGAGGGTGCCGGGCAGCGCGAAGTGGCCCTGACCGGCGGGCTGTTCCGGATGGGCGACCCCCTGCTCGTACCGCTGCGCGAAGAGCTGGAGCGGCAGGTGCCGCAGGCAGTGGTGGTGCCCGCCGCGGGCGACCCGCTCACCGGCTCCGTCCGCATCGCCCGGGCGCTCGCGGTCTCCGGTCTCCGGCTGCCGGCCCATCCGGCCCTGCTGTACGTACCGGGCCGGAATCCGGCCACCACGCCGCTGGCGGCGCCGGAGGTCCCGTCCGGGTCCGGACGGGGGCGTGGACCGGGTGACGATTAG